From Haloarcula sp. CBA1127, a single genomic window includes:
- the moaA gene encoding GTP 3',8-cyclase MoaA, which produces MLEDDFGREVSGVRVSLTDRCNFDCVYCHNEGLGDTRGPMEAQDDELTADTIVAFLEVAAEFGVDSVKFTGGEPMLREDLEEIVRRAPDEMEVSMTTNGTFLPGRAPDLVDAGLERVNVSQDALDSEAFAELTQSGAYDRVLEGVEAALDAGLEPVKLNMVVFEPTAGYVPKMVDHVAENPGLQLQLIEYMPELAGHPEWAIDIDRVHDWLEDRADKVEHREMHDRKRYWMHSGEAAVEGDSASTSLAASDGGIRTEPVNNHNSGMVEIVDPVGNENFCANCHRVRLTHDGYLKGCLNRNDDLRDIGTTKESMRAAFRETVDTRVPYYGEYMVETEDGEWEINEEYIDTDGDRAPYEYSE; this is translated from the coding sequence ATGCTCGAAGACGACTTCGGTCGCGAGGTCTCCGGTGTCCGCGTCTCCCTCACCGACCGGTGTAACTTCGACTGCGTCTACTGCCACAACGAGGGGCTGGGCGACACACGGGGCCCGATGGAGGCACAGGACGATGAACTCACTGCTGACACCATCGTGGCCTTCCTCGAAGTCGCCGCCGAGTTCGGCGTCGACTCGGTGAAGTTCACCGGTGGGGAGCCGATGCTCCGGGAGGACCTGGAGGAAATCGTCCGGCGCGCCCCCGACGAGATGGAGGTGTCGATGACGACCAACGGCACCTTCCTCCCCGGCCGCGCCCCGGACCTCGTCGACGCGGGTCTTGAGCGGGTCAACGTCTCACAGGACGCTCTCGACAGCGAGGCCTTCGCCGAACTAACGCAGAGTGGGGCCTACGACCGCGTCCTCGAGGGCGTCGAAGCGGCGCTGGACGCTGGCCTCGAGCCGGTAAAGCTCAACATGGTCGTCTTCGAGCCGACCGCGGGCTACGTCCCGAAGATGGTCGACCACGTCGCCGAGAACCCCGGTCTCCAGCTCCAGCTTATCGAGTACATGCCGGAACTGGCGGGCCATCCGGAGTGGGCTATCGACATCGACCGCGTCCACGACTGGCTCGAAGACCGCGCCGACAAGGTCGAACACCGCGAGATGCACGACCGCAAGCGCTACTGGATGCACAGCGGCGAGGCGGCGGTCGAAGGTGATAGTGCCTCCACCTCGTTGGCCGCGTCCGACGGCGGAATACGAACGGAGCCGGTCAACAACCACAACAGCGGGATGGTCGAAATCGTCGACCCCGTCGGCAACGAGAACTTCTGTGCGAACTGCCACCGCGTGCGGCTCACCCACGACGGCTACCTCAAGGGCTGTCTGAACCGCAACGATGACCTGCGTGACATCGGCACGACCAAGGAGTCGATGCGCGCCGCGTTCCGCGAGACGGTCGACACCCGCGTCCCCTACTACGGCGAGTACATGGTCGAAACCGAGGACGGCGAGTGGGAGATAAACGAGGAGTACATCGACACCGACGGGGACCGTGCGCCCTACGAGTACTCGGAGTAG
- a CDS encoding aldehyde ferredoxin oxidoreductase family protein translates to MMTVANRDRMLHVDLSSASVESCPVPEVWRRQFVGGKGLGARYLYDKLDAGIDPLGPENVLLFMLGPVSGLLPGETRYAAVTKSPLTGGFLDSYAGGTFPDTLAGALQDHIGILVTGRAQEPVKLVVEDDGATVEPAETWGQDTAETDAAFPEAAVACIGPAGEQGVAFATIASDGGEHHAGRGGAGTVMGAKRLKAVVVRGEPPTDLAELREQYAKRYREGDTGQWLNASGTVETVDFANEVGALSTHGWEDGQFEGADSVGIEAVQELAAGREYDDESSPGGFRVQTEDGETIPRGATAMSLGAGLGIDDFDAVAALGETCNRLGLDLISAGSAVAWAIKAGDAGLLAESIDYGSPDDARALLEEIVARESTLGDALADGVDAASARLGGDDLLPTIKSMELPAYDPRGARSMALAYATSDRGACHRRALPIEREAFDGDWSPERAAAAVIREQDQRSALWCLVVDDFVGDAFDDLGAEWLDAVGLDTDGDLATVGERVWTLTRLFNVREGVSRADDELPAKLQEPLDSGPNAGAAIDTESFDAMLDEYYRQRGWDTDGCPTSETIERLGLTDAVDQSTLRAETTLGE, encoded by the coding sequence ATGATGACAGTAGCCAATCGGGACCGGATGCTCCACGTCGACCTGTCGTCGGCATCGGTCGAGAGCTGTCCGGTTCCGGAGGTCTGGCGTCGCCAGTTTGTGGGCGGCAAGGGACTCGGGGCCCGATACCTGTACGACAAACTCGACGCCGGCATCGACCCGCTAGGCCCTGAGAACGTCCTGTTGTTCATGCTCGGGCCGGTCTCCGGGCTGCTCCCCGGCGAGACACGCTACGCGGCGGTCACGAAGTCGCCCCTGACTGGCGGCTTCCTCGACTCCTATGCGGGCGGGACATTCCCGGATACGCTGGCCGGCGCGCTGCAGGACCACATCGGGATTCTGGTTACCGGACGTGCCCAAGAGCCGGTCAAACTCGTCGTGGAGGACGACGGCGCGACGGTTGAACCTGCCGAGACGTGGGGGCAGGATACGGCCGAAACCGACGCAGCGTTCCCCGAGGCTGCGGTGGCGTGTATCGGCCCGGCGGGCGAGCAGGGCGTCGCGTTCGCGACTATCGCTTCTGACGGCGGCGAACACCACGCGGGGCGGGGCGGTGCCGGAACAGTGATGGGCGCAAAACGGCTGAAAGCCGTCGTCGTCCGCGGTGAGCCGCCGACGGACCTCGCGGAGCTACGGGAGCAGTACGCCAAGCGGTACCGCGAGGGCGACACCGGACAGTGGCTCAACGCCAGCGGGACCGTCGAGACGGTCGATTTCGCCAACGAGGTCGGCGCACTCTCGACGCACGGCTGGGAGGACGGCCAGTTCGAGGGGGCCGACAGCGTCGGTATCGAGGCCGTGCAGGAACTCGCCGCGGGACGGGAGTATGACGACGAGAGCAGCCCCGGCGGCTTCCGCGTCCAGACTGAAGACGGCGAGACCATTCCACGCGGGGCGACGGCCATGAGTCTTGGGGCTGGGCTCGGAATCGACGACTTCGACGCCGTGGCGGCGCTGGGCGAGACGTGCAACCGGCTGGGGCTTGACCTCATCAGCGCCGGAAGCGCCGTCGCGTGGGCTATCAAAGCCGGCGACGCCGGCCTGCTTGCGGAATCGATCGATTACGGGAGTCCCGATGACGCGCGAGCGCTCCTCGAAGAAATCGTCGCGCGGGAGTCGACGCTCGGCGACGCCCTGGCCGACGGCGTTGACGCGGCCTCGGCTCGTCTTGGCGGGGACGACCTCCTGCCGACGATCAAGTCCATGGAACTGCCCGCGTACGACCCCCGCGGCGCACGGAGCATGGCGCTGGCGTACGCGACCAGCGACCGCGGGGCCTGTCATCGGCGGGCGCTCCCCATCGAGCGGGAAGCCTTCGACGGTGACTGGAGTCCCGAGCGGGCGGCCGCAGCCGTCATCCGCGAACAGGACCAGCGCTCGGCGCTGTGGTGTCTCGTCGTCGACGACTTCGTCGGCGACGCCTTCGACGACCTCGGCGCGGAATGGCTCGACGCCGTCGGACTGGACACGGATGGCGACCTCGCGACGGTTGGCGAGCGGGTCTGGACGCTCACGCGCCTGTTCAACGTCCGTGAGGGCGTTTCCCGAGCCGACGACGAACTGCCGGCGAAACTGCAGGAACCGCTCGACTCAGGCCCGAACGCGGGCGCGGCAATCGACACCGAATCCTTCGATGCGATGCTCGACGAGTACTACAGGCAGCGCGGCTGGGACACCGACGGCTGCCCCACTTCCGAGACAATCGAGCGACTCGGCCTCACGGACGCCGTCGACCAGTCGACATTGCGAGCGGAGACGACACTGGGAGAATGA
- a CDS encoding molecular chaperone produces the protein MNDAAVYEARLELVDFVIDVFWDVPEEAFVERLLSSEVQLPEDSINDQLDEGFEMLEAWIDGNADRSVSAVQDDLEREYTDLLVGPRPPVLPHETNYREDTEFIGEGLAEVDASYAAAGWSPPEDYPEEDDFIAVEMAFLRYLIERQREGDEETVGYERVFIEQHLSEWVVDFTDEMREEADEGLFLAAALICEGLIRFEDEIVAQIG, from the coding sequence ATGAACGACGCTGCCGTCTACGAGGCCCGCCTCGAACTGGTCGATTTCGTCATCGACGTGTTCTGGGACGTGCCCGAGGAAGCGTTCGTCGAGCGGCTGTTGAGCAGCGAGGTGCAGCTGCCGGAGGACTCCATCAACGACCAACTCGACGAGGGCTTCGAGATGCTCGAGGCGTGGATCGACGGGAACGCCGACCGGTCGGTTTCGGCGGTGCAGGACGACCTCGAACGGGAGTACACGGACCTGCTTGTCGGCCCGCGACCGCCGGTGTTGCCCCACGAGACGAACTACCGCGAGGACACGGAGTTCATCGGCGAGGGACTCGCCGAGGTCGATGCCAGCTACGCCGCGGCGGGGTGGTCACCGCCCGAGGACTACCCCGAGGAAGACGACTTTATCGCCGTCGAAATGGCGTTCCTGCGGTATCTCATCGAGCGCCAGCGCGAGGGTGACGAGGAGACCGTCGGCTACGAGCGGGTGTTCATCGAGCAACACCTCAGCGAGTGGGTCGTCGACTTCACTGATGAGATGCGCGAAGAGGCTGACGAGGGGCTGTTCCTCGCAGCGGCGCTCATTTGCGAGGGGCTCATCCGCTTCGAGGACGAGATCGTCGCTCAGATCGGGTAG
- a CDS encoding hydrogenase iron-sulfur subunit yields MNTGAFVCSCGGSCDIDLEAVRDGVDDVDVVASSELLCQDGLAGMSQVIEEYDLDQVIATTPEPSCQDRIRGLADEHDLHPEASVFVDHRETNAWVHDETAATDKTARLINAKQTGLREEAPSRTVSKDAGNRVAVVGDPGAARSLTDDADVTFIADGRDFADVEGLSNVTMERGRVVDIDGSYGEYELTLEARVTDDCIDCMDCVREGPGGMVTEFPVDIHPDAPDGEWTNICPTDAIDLTGVTRTVEVDQVIYPGGHDDARGGRLGFYTGPVDAGTIAAVESQLGGIEKPQFLDLDMDVCAAGASSQEGCTACVDACPHGAVDRPTIDSVEFDEVACESCGACTSACPTGATQLREPSNRRLAREVEALLEDDSDEGLLSRGDSAGIDTQVIAFVCSEYAMERLRAHGRKAVRSGDLDYPPILPVSVNCTDTVGEAHVMHAFAAGADGVAIVGCGGSCLHSGPDPKQDLVDRLNQATADLGLGDRVGFFAPEAGNPEAFVESLSGFVEFGLDETPIPAGDYEATGRSDTDREEPRPNPDFDSHGWTLESVRAILEHVEPERGVIRGLKDFGVMDVNDACTLTPTCTNLCPTDAIQRTGEGELAFNHADCVNCGLCEEGCPETAITMHDGLDLSLLPENRGGEAWVTTHEGDMLECVRCGKPFTSVASADKIEDEVGDQVEGLAPDADHSVFEYCSDCRSRLLFDQGEKR; encoded by the coding sequence ATGAATACAGGCGCCTTCGTGTGTTCCTGTGGGGGATCGTGTGACATCGACCTCGAAGCGGTACGGGACGGTGTCGATGACGTCGACGTCGTAGCCAGTTCCGAACTGCTCTGTCAGGACGGCTTGGCGGGGATGTCACAGGTCATCGAGGAGTACGATCTCGATCAGGTCATCGCGACGACGCCAGAACCGTCGTGTCAGGACCGCATCCGCGGGCTTGCCGATGAACACGACCTCCATCCCGAGGCGTCGGTGTTCGTCGACCACCGGGAAACCAACGCCTGGGTCCACGATGAGACAGCGGCCACCGACAAGACGGCTCGCCTCATCAACGCAAAGCAGACCGGCCTCCGTGAGGAAGCACCGTCGCGAACGGTGTCGAAAGACGCCGGGAACCGCGTCGCTGTCGTGGGTGACCCCGGCGCGGCGCGGTCGCTGACCGACGACGCCGACGTGACGTTCATCGCGGACGGGCGGGACTTCGCCGACGTGGAAGGCCTGAGCAATGTGACGATGGAGCGTGGGCGCGTCGTCGACATCGATGGCTCCTACGGCGAGTACGAACTCACACTGGAAGCCCGCGTCACCGATGACTGCATCGACTGCATGGACTGTGTGCGCGAGGGGCCAGGCGGGATGGTGACGGAGTTCCCTGTCGACATCCATCCGGACGCGCCCGACGGCGAGTGGACGAACATCTGTCCGACCGACGCTATCGACCTGACGGGCGTTACCCGCACCGTTGAAGTCGACCAGGTCATCTACCCCGGCGGCCACGACGACGCCCGCGGCGGTCGATTGGGCTTCTACACCGGGCCGGTCGACGCCGGAACCATCGCCGCAGTCGAATCGCAACTGGGCGGCATCGAGAAGCCGCAGTTCCTCGACCTCGATATGGATGTCTGTGCCGCCGGGGCATCTAGCCAGGAGGGATGTACGGCCTGTGTGGACGCCTGCCCCCACGGCGCGGTCGACCGGCCGACTATCGACTCCGTCGAGTTCGACGAGGTGGCCTGCGAGAGCTGCGGGGCCTGTACGAGCGCCTGTCCGACGGGCGCGACACAGCTCCGCGAGCCCTCGAACCGACGGCTCGCGCGTGAAGTCGAGGCGTTGCTGGAAGACGATTCCGACGAGGGCTTGCTTTCACGTGGCGACAGCGCAGGTATCGACACCCAAGTCATCGCGTTCGTCTGTTCGGAGTACGCGATGGAACGCCTCCGGGCGCACGGTCGCAAGGCTGTCCGTTCGGGCGACCTTGACTACCCGCCAATCCTCCCGGTTTCGGTCAACTGTACGGACACGGTCGGGGAAGCACACGTCATGCACGCGTTCGCGGCCGGTGCGGACGGCGTCGCCATCGTCGGCTGTGGCGGCTCCTGTCTCCACTCCGGTCCGGACCCCAAGCAGGACCTCGTCGACCGGCTCAATCAGGCGACGGCTGACCTTGGGCTCGGTGACCGGGTCGGCTTCTTTGCGCCCGAGGCCGGCAACCCCGAGGCGTTTGTCGAGTCGCTGTCCGGGTTCGTCGAGTTCGGACTCGACGAGACGCCGATACCGGCCGGCGACTACGAGGCAACGGGCCGCAGCGACACCGATCGCGAGGAACCCCGTCCCAACCCCGACTTCGACAGCCACGGCTGGACGCTGGAGAGCGTTCGAGCTATTCTCGAACACGTCGAGCCCGAACGCGGGGTGATTCGCGGCCTGAAGGACTTCGGCGTTATGGATGTCAACGACGCGTGTACCCTGACGCCGACCTGTACGAACCTCTGTCCGACCGACGCCATCCAGCGGACGGGTGAGGGCGAACTGGCGTTCAACCACGCGGACTGCGTCAACTGCGGCCTCTGTGAGGAGGGCTGTCCGGAGACGGCGATTACGATGCACGACGGGCTGGACCTCTCCCTGCTCCCCGAAAACAGGGGCGGCGAGGCTTGGGTGACCACCCACGAGGGCGATATGCTGGAATGTGTCCGCTGTGGCAAGCCCTTCACCAGCGTCGCCTCCGCCGACAAAATCGAGGATGAAGTCGGCGATCAGGTCGAGGGTCTGGCTCCCGACGCCGACCACTCCGTCTTCGAGTACTGCAGCGATTGTCGGAGCCGTCTGCTGTTCGATCAGGGGGAGAAACGATGA
- a CDS encoding putative sulfate/molybdate transporter, which produces MSFPFRDQTTVSLSWNELTGAIGDSATVLPVVVAVAVLTELSLPVMLVWFGVFQVVWGLYYGVPISVEPMKAFAALVIAGTISTGELVVAGLLLAGILLALGTTRSLETVNQYVDDTVVRGVQLGVALVLLETGVDLGVSDPRLVAVAVGVVAVLVLLGYSGQSAFAVFVLGAGIALAETGIPTPAVPAVDAMFMLPSMTLSAQTAEAVLAQIAVTVGNAALATSVLLADYFDRDVSADQLSNSMGLMNLAAVPFGAFPMCHGSGGVAGKYAFGARTPGANLILGAGYVLTAFLAIGVIAAYPTALLGVILVLIALQLGWTGVSRTDDLAVVAAIGVVGVLINLALALVLGVLAQQLRARL; this is translated from the coding sequence ATGAGTTTCCCGTTCCGCGACCAGACGACGGTTTCGCTGTCGTGGAATGAACTGACCGGCGCAATCGGGGACTCGGCGACGGTGCTTCCGGTCGTCGTGGCTGTCGCCGTGCTGACGGAGCTGTCGCTCCCGGTCATGCTCGTCTGGTTCGGCGTGTTTCAGGTCGTCTGGGGGCTGTACTACGGTGTTCCGATATCGGTCGAGCCGATGAAGGCTTTCGCTGCGCTGGTCATCGCCGGGACCATCTCCACCGGCGAACTCGTCGTCGCGGGGCTTTTGCTGGCCGGCATACTGCTCGCGCTCGGAACCACGCGGTCGCTCGAAACAGTCAATCAGTACGTCGATGACACCGTCGTTCGTGGGGTACAACTCGGCGTCGCGCTGGTCCTGCTGGAGACGGGTGTCGACCTCGGGGTTAGTGATCCGAGACTCGTGGCCGTCGCCGTCGGCGTGGTGGCCGTCCTTGTACTCCTGGGCTACAGCGGCCAGAGCGCCTTCGCCGTCTTCGTCCTGGGTGCTGGCATTGCCCTCGCGGAAACCGGGATCCCGACGCCGGCCGTTCCAGCGGTTGACGCCATGTTCATGCTCCCAAGCATGACGCTGTCGGCACAGACGGCGGAGGCAGTCCTCGCCCAGATCGCGGTCACGGTCGGCAACGCCGCCCTCGCCACGTCGGTCCTGCTCGCGGACTACTTCGACCGGGACGTGTCGGCGGACCAGCTCTCGAACAGTATGGGGCTGATGAACCTCGCCGCGGTCCCTTTCGGTGCGTTCCCGATGTGTCACGGGAGCGGCGGCGTCGCCGGGAAGTACGCCTTCGGGGCCAGAACGCCCGGCGCGAATCTGATACTCGGCGCGGGCTACGTGCTGACCGCGTTCCTCGCCATCGGCGTCATCGCGGCCTATCCGACGGCGTTGCTCGGGGTCATTCTGGTACTGATAGCGCTCCAGTTGGGCTGGACCGGCGTTTCCAGAACGGACGACCTGGCGGTCGTCGCGGCAATCGGTGTCGTCGGCGTGCTCATCAACCTCGCCCTCGCGCTCGTCCTCGGCGTCCTCGCCCAGCAACTGCGTGCCCGACTGTGA
- the yqeC gene encoding selenium cofactor biosynthesis protein YqeC, with translation MDIVDALDARHGTICFVGAGGKKTTMATLAARLEHAVVTATVRIPIFDGWVEDVVVTETPRIAIDEASAWPLGVVPSQERPDRYRGYDPATVADLADIEHPILVKADGARMREFKAPSDREPQLPSTASTVVPIASAHVVGEPLTDDIVHRVDEVAAITGLDPGDEIRPRDVAAVLASDQGGLKDVPANATAVPLLNMVDDEGLEASARAVAETIHDRVDVPRVVLAEMRSDDPLVAVV, from the coding sequence ATGGATATCGTCGACGCGCTAGACGCACGACATGGGACCATCTGCTTTGTCGGCGCTGGGGGCAAAAAAACGACGATGGCGACGCTCGCAGCGCGACTAGAACACGCCGTCGTCACCGCGACGGTCAGGATTCCGATTTTCGACGGGTGGGTCGAGGACGTTGTCGTGACGGAAACCCCACGGATAGCCATTGACGAGGCGTCTGCGTGGCCGCTAGGCGTCGTCCCGTCACAGGAGCGACCGGACCGCTACCGCGGCTACGACCCGGCGACCGTCGCCGACCTGGCTGACATCGAGCACCCGATTCTGGTGAAAGCCGACGGCGCGCGGATGCGGGAGTTCAAAGCGCCGAGCGACCGCGAGCCACAGCTACCGTCGACGGCATCGACGGTCGTCCCCATTGCGAGCGCCCACGTCGTCGGCGAACCGCTGACGGACGACATCGTTCACCGAGTCGACGAGGTCGCCGCGATTACAGGGCTCGACCCCGGCGACGAGATTCGACCGCGGGACGTCGCCGCGGTACTCGCGAGCGACCAGGGTGGACTGAAAGACGTGCCAGCCAACGCGACCGCGGTTCCGCTGCTCAACATGGTCGACGACGAGGGACTCGAAGCGAGCGCGCGGGCCGTCGCCGAGACGATTCACGACCGAGTCGACGTCCCGCGCGTCGTCCTCGCTGAGATGCGGAGCGACGACCCGCTGGTGGCAGTCGTCTAA
- a CDS encoding molybdenum cofactor guanylyltransferase — MRAGVIVAGGRSTRFGDSDKAVADLAGTPMIRRVADRLGEAVDELVVNCREDQVEAIDAALSDHALDPTFALDEDPDQGPMAGIATGLGAVDSEYAAVVACDMPFADPTFVDYLFERAASHEAAVPRPDEWFQTTQAVYHAEAMRVACRQALERGEHKVVEPLFDLDYVVVEREAVLEHTTLETFENLNTREEFEAAAKRF; from the coding sequence ATGCGCGCTGGAGTCATTGTCGCAGGCGGCCGGTCGACGCGGTTCGGCGACAGCGACAAAGCCGTCGCCGACCTCGCTGGGACGCCGATGATTCGACGCGTCGCCGACCGCCTCGGCGAAGCCGTCGACGAACTCGTCGTGAACTGCCGGGAGGACCAGGTCGAGGCCATCGACGCGGCGCTGTCGGACCACGCGCTTGACCCGACGTTCGCGCTCGATGAGGACCCTGACCAGGGACCGATGGCTGGCATCGCAACCGGGCTGGGGGCCGTCGACAGCGAGTACGCCGCCGTGGTGGCCTGCGATATGCCTTTTGCCGACCCGACATTCGTCGACTATCTGTTCGAGCGAGCGGCGTCCCACGAGGCCGCAGTTCCGCGCCCGGACGAGTGGTTCCAGACGACACAGGCGGTGTACCACGCCGAGGCGATGCGGGTGGCCTGCCGGCAAGCGCTGGAACGCGGTGAGCACAAGGTCGTCGAACCGCTGTTCGACCTCGATTACGTCGTCGTCGAGCGCGAGGCCGTGCTCGAACACACCACGCTAGAGACGTTCGAGAACCTCAACACCCGCGAGGAGTTCGAAGCCGCGGCCAAACGGTTCTGA
- a CDS encoding bifunctional oligoribonuclease/PAP phosphatase NrnA encodes MRPATELENLLGEAESLTIVCHNNPDPDCLASALALGRIAAAVGIDERRILYSGEISHQQNRSFVNLLEMDLREFDAADVTDRDSSELLAFVDHSVPGSNNRVPEDVSVDIVIDHHPAEDISARFVDHRVEIGATATILTEYLRDLEIELDDRLATALLFAIRRETLGFLRGVTPDEYGAAGFLTGTADSDLLRQLSSPSVSGATVDAIADAIENRTVRGSVLISHVGRTGERDALPQAADYLATLEGVETAIVFGIVEDTIQLSARSTDSRVNIGDVLSESLGDVGSAGGHREMAGGEVPLGIFADYTSDDAVLVDIVEQVISARLFAGLNLSEES; translated from the coding sequence ATGCGCCCCGCAACGGAACTTGAAAATCTACTCGGAGAGGCGGAGTCACTCACCATTGTCTGTCACAACAACCCTGACCCAGACTGTCTGGCCAGCGCGCTCGCGCTCGGTCGCATTGCGGCCGCTGTCGGCATCGACGAGCGGCGCATCCTCTACAGCGGCGAGATATCACACCAGCAGAACCGGTCGTTCGTCAATCTGCTGGAGATGGACCTCCGGGAGTTCGACGCGGCCGACGTGACCGACCGCGACTCCTCGGAACTGCTCGCCTTCGTCGACCACTCGGTTCCGGGGTCAAACAACCGGGTTCCCGAAGACGTCTCGGTCGACATCGTCATCGACCACCATCCCGCCGAGGATATCAGCGCCCGGTTCGTCGACCACCGCGTGGAGATCGGCGCGACGGCGACGATACTGACCGAATACCTGCGGGACCTCGAAATCGAACTCGACGACCGGCTGGCAACTGCGTTGCTGTTTGCCATCCGGCGGGAGACGCTCGGGTTCCTCCGCGGCGTGACGCCGGACGAGTACGGCGCGGCCGGTTTTCTGACCGGAACGGCCGATTCGGATCTGTTGCGACAGCTTTCCTCGCCGTCTGTCAGCGGCGCGACCGTCGACGCCATCGCGGACGCAATCGAGAACCGGACGGTCAGGGGCTCAGTATTGATATCGCACGTCGGCAGGACGGGGGAGCGGGACGCGCTCCCGCAAGCGGCCGACTACCTGGCGACGCTTGAGGGCGTCGAGACGGCCATCGTCTTCGGTATCGTCGAGGACACCATCCAGCTCAGCGCCCGCTCGACGGACTCTCGGGTCAACATCGGTGATGTTCTGAGCGAGTCCCTGGGCGATGTCGGGAGCGCAGGGGGCCACCGCGAGATGGCTGGCGGCGAGGTGCCGCTCGGTATCTTCGCCGACTACACGAGCGACGACGCTGTCCTCGTCGACATCGTTGAGCAAGTGATCTCGGCACGGCTGTTTGCTGGATTGAACCTCTCGGAAGAGAGCTAA